A genomic window from Quercus lobata isolate SW786 chromosome 10, ValleyOak3.0 Primary Assembly, whole genome shotgun sequence includes:
- the LOC115963965 gene encoding polygalacturonase-like has product MKAVGVFALMLIFGLFSADLPFSSAQTIFNVLDYGAKADGKTDDSNAFSAAWKAACSAATQNPTVVVPSSKDFLVYPLTFQGPCKSSNISFQVIGTINAPSSPSVWRGRNARRWLIFHGVTGLLITGNGTFNGHGSEWWDLSCSDHPSMVGCATIIPVALNIIHCKHSTISDIYTINSARYHVVVNQSSDILVKNMHITAPESSPNTDGIHIELSQNVLVNNSVIATGDDCVSIGELSSNINVSYVTCGPGHGVSIGSLGRYGNSVKVENIHVKKVNFKGTTNGVRIKTWQIGLGYARKISFEHITLESVKNPIYIDQNYCNNFDGTRGNCEPKSTGVHISEVTYDDIVGTSSSNAAIYLNCSQSVACTGITLSNIKIESNKSGQQVTSECTNAHGTDSGVVQPKSCLQS; this is encoded by the exons ATGAAAGCCGTG GGCGTGTTTGCTTTGATGCtcatttttgggttattttctGCTGATTTGCCTTTCTCAAGTGCCCAAACGATTTTCAACGTGTTAGATTATGGTGCTAAGGCAGATGGGAAAACAGATGATTCCAAT GCATTTTCGGCAGCATGGAAGGCTGCATGTAGCGCAGCAACTCAAAATCCTACAGTCGTGGTGCCAAGTAGCAAGGATTTTTTGGTTTATCCTCTTACTTTTCAGGGTCCGTGCAAATCTAGCAACATTTCATTTCAG GTAATAGGAACCATTAATGCGCCATCCTCACCAAGTGTATGGAGGGGGCGTAACGCAAGAAGGTGGCTAATATTTCATGGTGTGACCGGACTTCTTATCACTGGCAACGGCACCTTTAATGGCCATGGTTCGGAATGGTGGGACCTGTCTTGTAGTGATCACCCTAGTATG GTGGGATGCGCTACAATAATACCAGTG GCATTGAATATCATACATTGCAAGCACAGTACTATTAGCGACATTTACACCATCAACAGTGCCAGATACCATGTAGTGGTAAATCAGAGTAGTGATATTTTGGTTAAGAATATGCATATAACAGCTCCAGAAAGTAGCCCTAACACTGACGGCATTCACATTGAACTCTCTCAAAATGTCCTTGTCAACAACTCTGTCATAGCTACAG GTGACGACTGTGTTTCCATTGGAGAATTGTCATCTAATATTAACGTATCATATGTTACATGTGGACCGGGTCATGGAGTAAG CATTGGAAGCTTAGGCAGGTATGGAAATTCTGTCAAAGTTGAAAACATTCATGTGAAGAAAGTTAATTTCAAGGGAACAACAAATGGAGTTCGGATCAAGACATGGCAG ATTGGACTAGGTTACGCTCGAAAGATTTCATTCGAGCACATCACCTTGGAATCAGTAAAAAACCCAATATATATTGATCAAAATTACTGCAATAATTTTGATGGTACAAGAGGTAATTGTGAGCCAAAG TCAACTGGAGTTCACATAAGCGAAGTGACCTACGATGACATAGTTGGAACATCAAGCTCAAATGCAGCAATTTACCTCAATTGCAGTCAATCTGTTGCTTGCACTGGAATAACTTTGAGCAACATAAAGATTGAATCAAATAAATCTGGACAGCAAGTCACCTCTGAATGTACTAATGCCCATGGCACCGATTCTGGAGTGGTTCAACCTAAGTCCTGTCTACAATCTTGA
- the LOC115964527 gene encoding uncharacterized protein K02A2.6-like, whose amino-acid sequence MDEADQEKTSFVTSQGLFCYKIMPFGLKNVGAKYQRLMNKMFAQKIRRNVQVYVDDMLVKSRKKEDHLDDLREMFDTLRSYNMRLNPSKCAFGVTVGKFLGFMVSQRGIKANLDKILAIIEIAPPRNVKEVQSLNSKIATLNRFVSRYRRTAINTALVREEDKIQKLVYYTSRALRGVEERYPPMEKLAFALITATRKLKPYFQAHTYRPRTAIKGQVFADFIAKFTNVGGQGAEEAPQWSIYTDESSNKQAGGVGVILHSPKGDKIECMVLLDFPTTNNEAKYKALIAGLDLPRAAGAENLIVYYDSQVVTSQVNGDYECKNEWIKKYIEHVKDQVNNLRVKFVQILREENEHTDRLAKAASEIGSENNWTTPIASYLKDNVLPGDKEAARKLKVQPARFILIKGVLYKRGFS is encoded by the exons ATGGATGAAGCAGATCAAGAGAAAACTTCGTTCGTTACTAGCCAGGGCCTCTTCTGCTATAAAATAATGCcatttggcctcaaaaatgtgGGCGCAAAGTATCAAAGGCTCATGAATAAGATGTTTGCGCAGAAAATTAGGAGAAATGTCCAGGTCTATGTTGACGACATGCTAGTGAAGAGCCGAAAAAAGGAAGATCACCTAGATGATCTAAGGGAAATGTTCGACACCCTTCGTTCCTACAACATGAGACTTAACCCAAGCAAGTGTGCCTTCGGAGTAACGGTAGGAAAGttcctagggttcatggtgTCTCAAAGGGGTATCAAAGCCAACTTAGACAAGATCCTGGCCATAATAGAGATAGCACCCCCGAGGAACGTGAAAGAAGTGCAAAGCCTCAACAGTAAGATAGCAACGCTAAACAGGTTCGTGTCTAGG TATCGTCGAACGGCTATCAACACAGCCTTGGTTAGAGAAGAAGACAAGATACAGAAGCTCGTATATTACACGAGTCGAGCACTCCGAGGCGTGGAGGAAAGATACCCACCAATGGAGAAGCTTGCCTTCGCTTTAATTACAGCAACCCGAAAGCTCAAGCCATACTTCCAAGCTCACACG TACCGCCCGCGCACTGCCATTAAGGGACAGGTGTTCGCCGACTTCATTGCAAAATTCACTAACGTAGGAGGCCAGGGGGCAGAAGAGGCCCCACAATGGAGCATCTACACAGATGAATCCTCCAATAAGCAAGCAGGCGGAGTTGGTGTGATACTTCATAGCCCGAAAGGAGAtaagatcgaatgtatggtcctTCTAGATTTCCCTACTACCAATAACGAAGCAAAGTACAAAGCCTTGATAGCAGGGCTGGATCTTCCTAGGGCCGCAGGAGCTGAAAATCTGATCGTATACTACGATTCCCAAGTAGTAACCAGTCAGGTTAACGGGGATTACGAATGCAAGAATGAATGGATTAAGAAGTACATTGAGCACGTGAAGGACCAAGTTAACAACCTCCGAGTAAAGTTTGTTCAAATTCTAAGGGAGGAGAACGAGCACACCGATCGGCTTGCTAAGGCTGCTTCA GAAATAGGCTCCGAAAATAATTGGACAACACCAATAGCATCCTATCTAAAGGACAACGTACTACCAGGCGACAAGGAGGCTGCAAGGAAGTTGAAGGTTCAACCAGCACGCTTCATTCTAATTAAAGGCGTTCTCTATAAGAGGGGCTTCTCCTGA